The Deltaproteobacteria bacterium genome includes a window with the following:
- a CDS encoding C39 family peptidase, which produces MPRFRRFAGAALLLGGALLVSTGCAPHRPTAARGGEAGSGGPGARIIPGVPFLPQEEDTCGPSSLAMLLRFHGVDATTGEIAAETRTAGLRGTLITDLAAAARRRGLPAEVADLDMAGVRRRIGEGEPVILLIDLGMWVWSRPHYLLAYGTAPEGVVAHSGRTKGAVIPYETLDAQWEKMGRLSIVVTGAAK; this is translated from the coding sequence ATGCCCCGGTTCCGCCGGTTCGCGGGCGCCGCCCTGCTCCTGGGCGGCGCCCTTCTCGTTTCGACCGGATGCGCGCCGCATCGCCCAACGGCCGCGCGGGGGGGGGAAGCCGGGAGCGGCGGTCCGGGAGCGCGCATCATCCCCGGCGTCCCTTTCCTTCCGCAGGAGGAGGACACGTGCGGACCGTCCTCCCTCGCGATGCTGCTCCGATTCCACGGGGTGGACGCCACGACGGGGGAGATCGCCGCGGAAACCCGCACGGCGGGTCTCCGGGGGACGCTCATCACCGACCTCGCGGCGGCCGCCCGTCGGAGGGGGTTGCCCGCGGAGGTCGCCGACCTCGACATGGCGGGAGTGCGCCGCCGGATCGGGGAGGGGGAGCCGGTGATCCTGCTGATCGATCTGGGGATGTGGGTGTGGAGCCGCCCGCACTATCTCCTCGCCTACGGCACCGCCCCGGAAGGGGTGGTGGCGCACTCCGGACGGACGAAGGGAGCGGTCATCCCGTACGAGACCCTCGATGCCCAGTGGGAGAAGATGGGGCGGCTCTCGATCGTCGTCACCGGTGCCGCGAAGTGA
- a CDS encoding PA2779 family protein: MAMVRKAGWFVLVAVLMAGWMGVLGSLRGVAEAGVIASQLSGTAERSEDLAKVQAFLENKLVVQKLVDYGVSPSEAMAKAKAMSAQDLHRLASLTDRAAAGSDDALGFLIALAILVILIIVILKLMNKEVVVR; the protein is encoded by the coding sequence ATGGCGATGGTGCGGAAAGCGGGATGGTTCGTGCTTGTGGCGGTCCTGATGGCCGGATGGATGGGTGTCCTGGGTTCCCTGCGCGGGGTCGCCGAGGCGGGCGTCATCGCCTCGCAGTTGTCGGGCACGGCGGAACGCTCGGAGGACCTGGCGAAGGTCCAGGCGTTCCTCGAGAACAAGCTGGTCGTCCAGAAGCTGGTGGACTACGGCGTGTCTCCATCGGAGGCGATGGCCAAGGCGAAGGCGATGAGCGCGCAGGACCTTCACCGGCTGGCGTCGCTCACCGATCGCGCGGCGGCGGGGTCGGACGACGCCCTCGGGTTCCTGATCGCGCTGGCGATCCTCGTGATCCTCATCATCGTCATCCTCAAGCTGATGAACAAGGAAGTCGTCGTCCGCTGA